Genomic window (Eremothecium sinecaudum strain ATCC 58844 chromosome VI, complete sequence):
GCACCAGTCCATTAACTTGGGTATGTTAACCCTATCCAATGCACCTAGGATGGCCAAACTACCAACAGCGCAGTAGGTATATCCCCCATGAGCTTCATCTCCATATGGAGCGCCGCCAAAGCCACCTTCGTAGGATTGACAGCGAAGTAAAAAGTCAACACAGCCCTCTGTTAATTCTTCAGTCATTATATTTAGCATTGAAGCCACACTAAGAGCCGTGTAAACCCCACGAGTGTCGATCTCGCCGACCTGCTTGACCGTCTTGAATCCGCCGTCCGGTGTCTTCAAAGAAACTAGCCAATGGTATATGTATTCTCTGTTTATCATATCCCAGCTATTATTTGTATTGCCACATAGTGCCATTACTGCAATCGCAGCATAATTACTTGCAAGATGCGGTAATTGTCCAGGTCCACCGGCATATGGACCACCAATCGGTGAGAAGGTTGCCACTTTAGACTGTATTCGATCAAAATATCCTTCTTTCGCCCAATTGCTAATAATAGTTTTCAGCGAGTTTAAAATCCAATATACCAGCCAAGGCTGTGCTGCGTCCAAGGGCGTCACTGGTAGAGGCTGCTTGCATGATAATATATATTCCAAATATCGCCGAATATAGTCGGCATTCAAAGCTACATCTTTACCTTCTAAGTCCCTGTAGATCTTAGCACAATCTTCAACCACTTGTCTTCTTTGCTCCAGAGTTTCCGTGAGAACTGTGGACTTAAGGATACCTCGTGACAACGGCATGGCTCTCTGAAACTCAGTTAACAGAATAGCTTCCAGTCCTATAGAATTACGAATATATTTTCATACACTAGCTCCGTGCTGAGTTTTTAGGGGTGTAGTCTTTAGTTTCTATTTGGAGAGATAAATGTCTTAGCCATTTTTTTCAATATTGAGTATTTCTAATGAACTTCTTTAAACGATAAATCCTCGTTATACTCACTTGAAGACTACGGCTTTTCGAGACTGCATGGAACGACCACTGAATGACAGTGAGATTGATATATGGACTGAACTCAGAAATATTTATTGGTCGTTTTACGTTAAGAATACCTTAGATAATGCTCGATATGAAGAACTTGTACGGGATGTTCAACGGAATGGGAGTATAGATTTGATAAAAGCGTTGCTGATCTTTGATAGTAGTCGAAAAACATGTACTTATAATGATAGATTTGAATGGCTGACCCTGAAATTGAATGGCAGAGAATATCCCCCGATCGACATAAATTACGCTGGTCAGCTATGTTGGAACGATCCCGTAGAGTATGTCTATAGTAATACTCAAAAAGCGAAATACGATCTCATAGGGAAACCAGCTCCCAATGATGTGGCTGAAGTTAGCCAGCATCCGATGATTGACAACTGTTCGATGGTGACATCTTTAATAAACGTTAAAACTAAGAACTCTATGGAACCAATTGTGAGCTACGAATATGATTTAGCTCAAGTTAACCTATATTTTAATGGAGCGAAGAGATTGGTAAGCATTAAAAACCCAGTAGTGAGGCAAAATACTGATGGTGAGCAACTTGGCATTATTTCGCCAGATTTTCGAGACAAACTCATAGAACAGGCATACTTTGAGGTGGTACAGGAGTGTACATACAACTCTAAAGGCTCGAATACAGCAATCGACACATATAGATTATGTGGATGGCTTCCGATTGTGGTGAATATGGACGATACATCATTCAAAGAGGTACAAGAGTACTACTGTGAAGGTGCTATGCTGGCACTGGGAACACATATTAACCCGATTGACAGCAACCCTGCCTTGCGCAGTAAGCACGACTACATTATATTGAATATCAATGACGGAATTTTTCATATAAGGGACCCATTGCTTCCTGAGGATCTTATCAGAGTGGACTGGGAGTATGTTCAGTCGATGTTTCGATATTTATACGTTAATTGGGACGCTAGAAAGCGCTGTACATTCTACGAGAAGCTGCACTTCCGATATGATACTAACGTTCATAACAAGTTTCGTTCATTGATGAATAAAGTCATTTTCGATATAAAAAACGCTTCAGAGACTGAACAAACTGTTTACGTTTGGTTCGAAAGACACCTATCGATTGATCGAGACGTGACATCCGTGTCAGGGATAATATCACCCACTGGTATTCATGCTGAGCATGAAATAGGAAACAATCTCGGCTTCCTATGGTTGATAGTCAAAGTTCCTCCAAAGAATAAGACGAAGATATTTTACCACACTGAAAAGACAACAAATTGTACTTTACATCTGTACTGTAACTCAGCAGATGTTCATGTGAAGAAATGTAATATCCAACAAGTTAAAACCCTAGCTCTCGTTGAGGATACTTGGTTCTGCGGATCTCGAAGCGAAATAAACTATTGCTCGGTTTTTTTCCAAAATCCGGCTTATATGTTCGAGGTCAAATCTAACACTATCGATGACATTTACGTCAAGCTAAAATTAACTTGGAATTCGAACTTTCCGGCTATTCTCCTCCTCTACCACTATGATGACT
Coding sequences:
- the RAM1 gene encoding protein farnesyltransferase (Syntenic homolog of Ashbya gossypii ADR275W; Syntenic homolog of Saccharomyces cerevisiae YDL090C (RAM1)) encodes the protein MPLSRGILKSTVLTETLEQRRQVVEDCAKIYRDLEGKDVALNADYIRRYLEYILSCKQPLPVTPLDAAQPWLVYWILNSLKTIISNWAKEGYFDRIQSKVATFSPIGGPYAGGPGQLPHLASNYAAIAVMALCGNTNNSWDMINREYIYHWLVSLKTPDGGFKTVKQVGEIDTRGVYTALSVASMLNIMTEELTEGCVDFLLRCQSYEGGFGGAPYGDEAHGGYTYCAVGSLAILGALDRVNIPKLMDWCSARQTNEEKGLSGRTNKLVDGCYSFWIGSVAAILEAYGFGQCIDKSGLQEYILKCCQPDDRPGLRDKPGKPPDFYHTNYVALGLAAAQYNFNRDHRTNDITCTPIGETMVQPIHPIYGLPIDDVKRFKEHWTNT
- the RIM13 gene encoding Rim13p (Syntenic homolog of Ashbya gossypii ADR274C; Syntenic homolog of Saccharomyces cerevisiae YMR154C (RIM13)); this translates as MERPLNDSEIDIWTELRNIYWSFYVKNTLDNARYEELVRDVQRNGSIDLIKALLIFDSSRKTCTYNDRFEWLTLKLNGREYPPIDINYAGQLCWNDPVEYVYSNTQKAKYDLIGKPAPNDVAEVSQHPMIDNCSMVTSLINVKTKNSMEPIVSYEYDLAQVNLYFNGAKRLVSIKNPVVRQNTDGEQLGIISPDFRDKLIEQAYFEVVQECTYNSKGSNTAIDTYRLCGWLPIVVNMDDTSFKEVQEYYCEGAMLALGTHINPIDSNPALRSKHDYIILNINDGIFHIRDPLLPEDLIRVDWEYVQSMFRYLYVNWDARKRCTFYEKLHFRYDTNVHNKFRSLMNKVIFDIKNASETEQTVYVWFERHLSIDRDVTSVSGIISPTGIHAEHEIGNNLGFLWLIVKVPPKNKTKIFYHTEKTTNCTLHLYCNSADVHVKKCNIQQVKTLALVEDTWFCGSRSEINYCSVFFQNPAYMFEVKSNTIDDIYVKLKLTWNSNFPAILLLYHYDDYRYSKPLMLESRTVSPLNLYCDVMLSTNTKYIVICKFSNFTIRVAYQLAILAAIDNAEIQLKRKYLAFGGLRFQVGKNFQIVGSHLSLPITISRPTNLHITISSVGQPFDFTYSLIEQESRPPLSEICEFVRLDNSFYILPMVFTYEKEVILRLYMRTKLNGSTISIEIGSDYKVSM